In a genomic window of Spirosoma agri:
- a CDS encoding pentapeptide repeat-containing protein, translating into MKTLLTSLLLALVALVPALAQSTVDAKTILAKINRKEAVSYQNVTITGDLDLTNLANRREVREGSWRGESREYLSVVEAPITFKNCTFKGKFLAYHTDDQDRKILNVTNTVYNTDFTEAITIESCTFTDDATFKYSHFQQRAIFTDNTFREIALFKYAKFNSVADFSGSTFGDYADFKYAAFNESSAFQQVTFERYADFKYTKFDESADFKRARFTSTADFKYTKLPRNTNFDDARFNGSTDFKYTTLNGRKFSPNN; encoded by the coding sequence ATGAAAACACTACTTACCTCACTCCTGCTCGCCCTCGTTGCACTGGTTCCTGCGTTGGCTCAATCGACCGTCGATGCCAAGACTATCCTTGCCAAAATCAACCGTAAAGAAGCCGTTTCATACCAGAACGTAACCATTACCGGCGATCTCGATCTGACGAATCTGGCCAATCGGAGAGAAGTACGCGAGGGTAGCTGGAGAGGTGAATCGCGGGAATACCTGAGCGTTGTCGAAGCACCGATTACCTTCAAGAATTGTACGTTCAAAGGGAAATTCCTGGCTTATCATACGGACGATCAGGACAGAAAAATCCTGAACGTAACTAACACAGTTTACAACACCGACTTCACCGAAGCGATAACAATTGAGAGCTGCACTTTTACCGATGATGCGACCTTCAAGTATTCTCATTTTCAGCAACGTGCCATTTTTACGGACAACACCTTCCGGGAGATAGCCCTGTTCAAATACGCTAAATTCAACAGTGTAGCTGATTTCAGCGGCTCAACGTTTGGTGATTATGCTGACTTCAAATATGCTGCGTTCAATGAATCGTCGGCTTTTCAGCAAGTAACTTTCGAGCGGTACGCCGATTTCAAGTACACGAAGTTCGATGAAAGTGCTGATTTCAAACGAGCTCGGTTCACCAGCACTGCCGACTTCAAATACACGAAACTGCCCCGTAACACTAACTTCGACGACGCCCGTTTCAACGGATCGACCGACTTCAAGTACACGACACTGAATGGTCGAAAATTCTCTCCGAATAACTAG
- a CDS encoding PD-(D/E)XK nuclease-like domain-containing protein, whose amino-acid sequence MISQPLISLPQPMLRPGDDYRALPRVSNSDLTRLKEEQLGYWSVPSARFIPEKTKVFGRAFHQHLLEPETIGTVFEQFLPDMVGPSQQSGHDLLAPAQTEQLTALMRTIKQDTFCRRYLRLSERERVVLFTEPTTGIACKARLDMVYTSPKRRNALIIDVKTTSARTQAQFLESCYTYDYDRQAAFYIDSLRNADARDGGLAEWESTRQFRFVFIGVMKQRPHRLFAVDATSIPGFIDYGRKKYRFWLRKWQEEQERTVISSPAWSMTA is encoded by the coding sequence ATGATTTCTCAACCGTTGATCTCCCTACCGCAGCCGATGCTTCGTCCCGGCGATGATTACCGCGCACTGCCCCGCGTGTCGAACTCAGATTTGACGCGCTTAAAAGAAGAACAGCTGGGGTACTGGTCGGTTCCGTCAGCGCGCTTTATTCCCGAAAAGACGAAAGTGTTTGGCCGGGCCTTTCACCAGCACCTGCTCGAACCCGAAACGATCGGTACTGTTTTTGAGCAGTTTCTGCCGGATATGGTCGGCCCATCGCAGCAATCCGGTCACGATCTGTTGGCCCCCGCTCAAACCGAGCAGTTGACGGCGCTGATGCGGACGATCAAACAGGATACGTTCTGCCGGCGCTACCTACGCCTGTCGGAACGGGAGCGTGTGGTCCTTTTCACGGAACCAACGACCGGGATTGCCTGCAAAGCACGGCTGGACATGGTATATACCAGTCCCAAACGCCGAAATGCGCTGATTATCGACGTAAAAACGACGTCAGCCCGCACACAGGCTCAGTTTCTGGAATCGTGCTACACCTATGACTACGACCGTCAGGCTGCGTTTTACATCGATAGCCTGCGTAATGCCGACGCCCGCGATGGCGGACTGGCCGAGTGGGAATCGACCCGTCAGTTCCGGTTCGTGTTCATCGGCGTTATGAAGCAGCGTCCGCACCGGCTCTTTGCCGTCGATGCCACGTCAATTCCCGGCTTTATCGACTATGGTCGAAAAAAATACCGCTTCTGGCTTCGTAAGTGGCAGGAAGAACAGGAACGAACGGTGATTTCCAGCCCGGCCTGGAGTATGACTGCCTAA
- a CDS encoding helix-turn-helix transcriptional regulator, translating into MTIHLRLQQLIDALDISVLEFARQLGEHRGEKVYHILHGRLKPRYDTLEKILVAYPNVNGDWLLRGDGMMFKTMNSPSAAITTEERLRNVEFLLFQLNERMALLQQTNDQLMAEVMALKKG; encoded by the coding sequence ATGACGATTCATCTCCGTTTACAGCAACTGATCGATGCGCTGGACATCAGCGTTCTTGAGTTTGCCCGGCAGTTGGGTGAGCATCGGGGCGAAAAAGTTTATCATATTTTACACGGTCGGCTGAAACCACGGTACGATACGCTCGAAAAAATTCTGGTAGCCTATCCAAATGTCAATGGCGACTGGTTGCTACGGGGCGACGGGATGATGTTCAAGACCATGAATTCACCGTCGGCGGCCATTACAACTGAGGAGCGCCTGCGGAATGTCGAGTTTTTGCTTTTTCAACTCAATGAACGCATGGCGCTGTTGCAACAAACGAATGATCAGCTCATGGCCGAAGTTATGGCGTTGAAAAAAGGATGA
- a CDS encoding mevalonate kinase family protein: MLIETRAYARAGLLGNPSDGFFGKTIAITVRNFGASVTLYPSPELNIEPQAQDTNVFRSLHHLRDAVSTLGYHGGVPLLKAAIKKFAEYCENEHIRLPNQNFSIRYNTSIPRQVGLSGSSAIIVATFRALMQFYNVEIPLPILPNLVLATEADELGITAGLQDRVIQCYEGCVYMDFDRETMERQGYGQYEPIDPRQLPKLYIAYNTDLGKQSGRVHNDVRSRWLKGEPLVLETMRSIADVARQGREALAQHDTNALSELVNRNFDLRTQIYAISDSNRSLIETARACGASASFTGSGGSIIGLYRDDAMLNRLFVELRKVNARVIKPYVV, translated from the coding sequence TTGCTTATCGAAACCCGTGCCTACGCCCGGGCGGGCCTTCTTGGCAACCCGTCTGATGGCTTTTTTGGTAAAACGATCGCCATTACCGTCCGTAACTTTGGCGCGTCGGTAACGCTCTACCCATCGCCGGAACTGAACATCGAACCACAAGCTCAGGATACGAACGTATTCCGGAGTCTGCACCATCTGCGTGACGCTGTCAGTACGCTGGGCTATCACGGCGGTGTGCCCCTGTTGAAAGCGGCCATCAAAAAATTCGCGGAATACTGCGAAAACGAGCATATCCGGTTACCCAACCAGAATTTTTCGATTCGCTACAACACCTCTATTCCCCGGCAGGTGGGCCTTTCCGGGTCCAGCGCCATCATCGTGGCTACCTTTCGGGCGTTGATGCAATTCTACAACGTGGAGATTCCGTTGCCGATTCTCCCGAATCTGGTTCTTGCCACCGAGGCCGACGAGTTGGGCATCACGGCGGGTTTACAGGACCGGGTCATCCAGTGCTACGAAGGCTGTGTGTACATGGATTTTGATCGGGAAACGATGGAGCGCCAGGGGTATGGTCAGTACGAACCGATCGATCCGCGCCAGCTGCCCAAGTTGTACATTGCCTACAATACCGACCTCGGCAAGCAGTCGGGGCGGGTGCATAACGATGTTCGGTCGCGGTGGTTGAAGGGCGAACCGCTCGTGCTGGAAACGATGCGTTCGATTGCCGATGTAGCCCGCCAGGGCCGGGAAGCGCTCGCTCAACACGATACAAATGCCCTGAGTGAACTGGTAAACCGCAACTTCGATCTACGCACGCAGATTTATGCCATCAGCGACAGCAACCGAAGCCTGATCGAGACGGCGCGTGCCTGTGGTGCTTCGGCGTCATTTACGGGTTCTGGCGGTTCCATTATCGGTCTTTACCGCGACGACGCCATGCTCAATCGACTCTTCGTCGAACTCCGGAAAGTAAATGCCCGCGTTATAAAACCTTATGTCGTTTAA
- the galU gene encoding UTP--glucose-1-phosphate uridylyltransferase GalU — MIKKAVIPAAGLGTRFLPATKAQPKEMLPIIDRPTIQYVVQEAVDSGIEDILIITGKGKRAIEDHFDRNFELETRLEEKEDQLLLDEMRRLSDMANLHYVRQRELNGLGDAIRYAKHHVGNEPFAVLLGDTIMDSVIPVTQQLIDTYAQYGGSVIAVEEVPHDKVNRYGIVGGKSLNDRILELTTLVEKPSISEAPSNLAIAGRYVLTPEIFTMLEQTPVGKNNEIQLTDALLLLLKRENLYAHRIEGKRHDIGNKLDFLKTTVEFALKRPEFADKFRVFLKEIIGND; from the coding sequence ATGATAAAAAAAGCTGTTATTCCCGCTGCCGGACTTGGAACCCGGTTTCTGCCTGCTACCAAGGCTCAGCCTAAAGAAATGCTGCCGATCATTGACCGGCCTACCATTCAATACGTCGTGCAGGAAGCCGTCGATTCGGGTATTGAAGACATTCTGATTATTACCGGAAAGGGCAAACGCGCCATCGAAGACCATTTCGACCGCAATTTTGAACTCGAAACCCGACTTGAAGAGAAAGAAGATCAGTTACTGCTGGATGAGATGCGCCGGTTGTCGGACATGGCTAATCTGCACTACGTTCGCCAGCGCGAACTGAACGGACTGGGTGATGCGATCCGGTACGCCAAGCACCACGTTGGGAATGAGCCGTTTGCGGTCCTACTGGGCGATACTATCATGGATTCGGTGATTCCGGTTACCCAGCAACTGATCGACACCTACGCGCAATACGGCGGTTCGGTCATTGCCGTTGAGGAAGTGCCGCACGATAAAGTGAACCGCTACGGCATTGTGGGTGGTAAATCCTTGAACGACCGGATTCTGGAACTGACCACCCTCGTCGAAAAACCATCGATCAGCGAAGCCCCTTCTAATCTGGCCATTGCTGGACGCTACGTGCTGACGCCGGAGATTTTCACGATGTTGGAACAGACCCCGGTTGGTAAAAACAACGAAATTCAGTTGACCGATGCGCTGCTGTTGCTGCTCAAACGCGAGAATCTGTACGCGCACCGCATCGAAGGAAAACGTCACGATATCGGCAATAAGCTTGATTTTTTGAAAACAACGGTCGAATTTGCGCTCAAACGCCCTGAGTTCGCCGATAAGTTTCGGGTATTCCTGAAAGAGATTATTGGGAACGATTGA
- a CDS encoding 3-keto-disaccharide hydrolase has protein sequence MNYLRLSVASLLALALTVNAQADNLPKKGKWETLFDGKDLKGWHTYLKAGQPVGDKWVIDDNAIHLKEGGAGDLVTDKEYGDFELELEWKIAEGGNSGVIFHVHEDPQYKATYQTGPEMQVLDNERHPDAKKGRDGNRTAGSLYDIQKPVTPNAAKPAGEWNKARLVIHDGKAEQYLNGKKTAEYPTSGPEWDKMVSESKFKGWEGFGKYATGHIALQDHGNKVWYRNIRIREL, from the coding sequence ATGAACTACCTGCGCTTATCAGTTGCCAGTCTGCTGGCCCTCGCGCTAACGGTTAACGCGCAAGCGGATAATCTTCCGAAAAAAGGCAAATGGGAAACGCTGTTCGATGGTAAGGACCTGAAGGGATGGCATACGTATCTTAAAGCAGGTCAGCCCGTTGGCGACAAATGGGTCATTGATGATAATGCCATTCACCTCAAAGAAGGGGGCGCGGGCGATCTCGTCACCGATAAGGAATACGGTGATTTTGAGCTGGAGCTGGAGTGGAAAATCGCCGAAGGAGGAAACAGCGGTGTCATCTTCCACGTACACGAAGATCCGCAGTACAAGGCTACTTACCAGACCGGCCCCGAAATGCAGGTCCTCGACAACGAACGTCATCCGGACGCGAAAAAAGGACGCGATGGCAACCGAACAGCGGGTTCACTTTACGATATTCAAAAGCCGGTTACGCCCAATGCGGCTAAACCCGCTGGCGAATGGAATAAGGCCCGTCTGGTCATCCATGATGGAAAAGCGGAACAGTACCTGAACGGCAAGAAGACCGCCGAGTACCCTACCAGCGGCCCGGAATGGGATAAAATGGTGTCGGAGAGTAAGTTTAAAGGGTGGGAAGGCTTTGGCAAATACGCTACCGGCCATATCGCCCTGCAAGACCACGGCAACAAAGTCTGGTATCGTAACATCCGGATTCGCGAATTGTAG
- a CDS encoding hydroxypyruvate isomerase family protein: protein MTTRRTALKTLTGSALTLSLTDSLASSMNQSDAAAPQLKGRINHSVCRWCYGKIPLDDLCKAAKEMGIKSIDLTGPEEWPVLKKYGLTSALPQGAGKGIVDGFNNPKFHDELVASYEAIFPKLKEAGLSTVICFSGNRKGMSNEEGLDNCAVGLKRLMPSAEKYGITMIMELLNSKVDHKDYMCDHTAWGVELCKRVGSENFKLLYDIYHMQIMEGDIIRTIRDSSKYIGHYHTGGNPGRNEIDETQELYYPAIMKAIVDTGFKGYVAQEFIPKRDPLKSLKEAVLICDV, encoded by the coding sequence ATGACCACCCGCCGAACGGCCCTGAAAACTTTGACTGGTAGCGCACTTACGCTGTCACTCACCGATTCCTTAGCAAGCTCCATGAACCAATCTGACGCTGCGGCTCCCCAACTGAAAGGCCGTATCAACCACTCGGTTTGCCGGTGGTGTTATGGTAAAATTCCGCTGGACGATCTTTGCAAAGCCGCCAAAGAAATGGGTATTAAATCCATTGATCTGACGGGACCGGAGGAATGGCCTGTCCTCAAAAAATACGGCCTGACCTCGGCGTTGCCGCAGGGTGCGGGCAAAGGCATCGTTGATGGATTCAACAATCCGAAATTTCACGATGAGCTGGTTGCCAGTTACGAAGCTATTTTCCCTAAGCTGAAAGAAGCCGGATTAAGCACGGTGATCTGTTTTTCGGGCAACCGGAAGGGGATGAGCAACGAAGAAGGGCTCGACAATTGCGCGGTGGGGCTGAAACGCCTGATGCCAAGTGCCGAGAAGTACGGTATCACGATGATCATGGAACTGCTCAATAGCAAAGTTGATCACAAAGATTACATGTGCGATCATACGGCCTGGGGGGTAGAACTCTGCAAGCGCGTTGGTTCGGAAAATTTCAAATTGCTGTACGATATCTACCACATGCAGATCATGGAAGGCGACATCATCCGCACGATTCGCGACAGCAGCAAATACATTGGCCATTACCACACGGGTGGCAATCCGGGCCGGAACGAGATCGACGAAACGCAGGAGCTGTATTATCCGGCCATCATGAAAGCGATTGTTGATACCGGCTTCAAAGGATATGTCGCGCAGGAGTTCATTCCGAAACGGGATCCCTTGAAGAGCCTGAAAGAAGCAGTATTAATCTGCGACGTGTAG
- the nuoK gene encoding NADH-quinone oxidoreductase subunit NuoK, translated as MEPVDSHLFLIVGAALFAIGLAVVLLKRHAIVVLMGIELMLNAVNINLVAFSQYDPDRVQGQMLGLFVMVVAAAESAVALAIVLQVYRHFRTAQLDELNEMNQ; from the coding sequence TTGGAACCTGTTGATAGCCATCTATTTTTGATTGTCGGAGCGGCTTTGTTTGCCATTGGTCTGGCTGTTGTTCTGCTCAAGCGGCATGCGATTGTCGTGCTGATGGGTATTGAACTGATGCTTAACGCGGTCAATATCAACTTAGTCGCGTTCAGTCAGTATGACCCTGACCGGGTGCAGGGGCAGATGCTGGGCTTATTCGTGATGGTGGTGGCCGCTGCTGAATCAGCGGTTGCGCTGGCCATCGTGTTGCAGGTTTACCGCCATTTCCGAACGGCTCAACTCGATGAGTTGAATGAAATGAACCAGTAA
- a CDS encoding 2OG-Fe(II) oxygenase, which translates to MNPQFEPIIDGILEHGYGIVDDFLTATDVSALAQRLRQRRQAGEFKAAGIGNQQVLVENKIRGDEILWIDEATATPEETVFLRRIGEFVDYVNQTCYLGLRDYEFHYALYPPGTFYKRHLDQFRSDSRRKLSVICYLNTDWQETDGGQLALFLPDSDKAAGSERELTIQPIGGRLVCFESGRLEHEVRPASRDRLSVTGWLKTG; encoded by the coding sequence ATGAATCCCCAATTCGAACCCATTATCGACGGTATCCTGGAACACGGGTATGGCATTGTCGATGATTTTTTAACCGCGACCGACGTATCCGCTCTGGCACAACGACTTCGTCAGCGTCGGCAGGCGGGTGAATTCAAAGCGGCTGGTATTGGCAATCAGCAGGTGCTGGTCGAAAATAAGATACGGGGTGATGAGATCCTGTGGATCGATGAGGCCACGGCTACGCCTGAAGAAACCGTATTTCTCCGGCGTATTGGCGAGTTCGTTGACTACGTGAATCAAACCTGCTACCTTGGGCTGCGCGACTACGAGTTTCATTACGCATTGTACCCGCCCGGTACGTTCTACAAGCGTCACCTCGACCAGTTTCGGAGCGATTCACGCCGAAAACTTTCCGTCATCTGTTACCTGAATACGGATTGGCAGGAAACTGACGGTGGGCAACTGGCTTTGTTTCTGCCAGACTCTGATAAGGCTGCCGGTTCAGAACGGGAACTAACCATTCAACCCATCGGTGGTCGGCTGGTCTGTTTCGAAAGCGGTCGCCTTGAACACGAAGTGCGCCCTGCAAGCCGAGATCGATTGAGCGTAACGGGTTGGCTAAAAACGGGTTGA
- a CDS encoding NADH-quinone oxidoreductase subunit 5 family protein, which produces MPDDASPLVSFLMVTLLGLPFAGFLALMRANRSLSGMLAIGLTGLGLVLSMVAVMQLPQEAVTIRSAWATVSGVSFGVSFRLDSLSGLMLVLVHFVALLVQLYSLSYLHDEPKLARYFAYLQLFVGAMLGIVLAGNLLVMYAFWELVGLASYLLIGFYTERPAASKAAKKAFLMNRVGDIGFLIGIFLTYYYFDTLEFDTLLTTDITRVPSTALGLCLFLGCVGKSAQFPLLTWLPDAMEGPTPVSALLHAATMVAAGIFLLARIHPLLSPDALVVIALVGTITTILGGYSAVFQSDIKKVLAFSTVSQLGLMVAGMGTGNVGGAMFHLLTHAFFKAGLFLSAGAVIHAVNTQDMRQMGGLRKVLPTTFIAYSVCVAALAGLPFFSGFLSKEAILGGAFGWAGEQTSALAYMVPVLLLGSSGLTALYMARQWRLIFFGSYRNESNSLAHAHEPDWLMRGPVVILAMLSVWFWFSVNPFSGHSSWFFQLIPVAEEPAIWWLAPMSIGLVAAGGWVGFQMREPNNTHGYVRLSLEYGFLDTIYHYLLINPTHKLALLLSRADRRVVDGTVNGLGVSTVVLAQITNAIDRFGIDGLINGIAWTAGQLGQLTRSVQNGRVQSYITVAVAGLLVLLWWLL; this is translated from the coding sequence ATGCCTGACGACGCTTCCCCACTTGTTTCTTTCCTGATGGTGACTTTGCTGGGGCTACCCTTCGCCGGATTCCTGGCGTTGATGCGCGCCAACCGTAGTCTGTCGGGAATGCTGGCTATTGGGTTGACAGGGTTGGGATTAGTGCTGTCGATGGTTGCCGTAATGCAACTGCCGCAGGAGGCTGTTACGATTCGGTCGGCCTGGGCAACCGTGTCGGGCGTGTCGTTTGGTGTTAGCTTTCGGCTGGATAGTCTGAGCGGCCTGATGCTCGTGCTGGTTCATTTTGTGGCACTGCTGGTTCAGCTCTACTCGCTATCCTATCTCCACGATGAGCCAAAACTGGCGCGTTATTTTGCGTACCTGCAACTGTTTGTTGGAGCCATGCTCGGCATCGTTCTGGCCGGTAATTTGCTGGTTATGTACGCCTTCTGGGAACTGGTCGGCCTGGCATCTTATCTGTTGATCGGGTTCTATACCGAACGGCCAGCCGCATCCAAAGCCGCCAAAAAAGCTTTCCTGATGAATCGGGTTGGCGATATTGGGTTTCTGATCGGTATTTTTCTAACCTATTACTATTTCGATACCCTCGAATTTGATACGCTGCTAACGACAGACATAACTCGTGTTCCGTCAACGGCCCTTGGGTTGTGTCTCTTTCTGGGCTGCGTTGGAAAATCGGCCCAATTTCCGCTGTTGACTTGGCTACCCGACGCCATGGAGGGGCCAACCCCCGTGTCGGCTCTGCTCCATGCGGCCACGATGGTAGCGGCTGGAATTTTTCTGCTGGCCCGAATTCACCCGTTGCTATCACCCGATGCACTCGTAGTGATTGCACTGGTAGGCACCATCACGACGATTCTGGGGGGCTATTCAGCAGTGTTTCAGTCGGATATCAAAAAGGTGCTGGCGTTCTCAACGGTTTCGCAACTGGGGCTGATGGTTGCTGGAATGGGAACAGGCAATGTCGGCGGAGCGATGTTTCATCTGCTGACGCATGCGTTCTTCAAGGCTGGTCTCTTTCTGAGTGCGGGTGCCGTAATTCACGCGGTCAACACGCAGGATATGCGGCAGATGGGCGGACTACGAAAAGTCTTACCAACAACATTCATCGCATACAGTGTTTGCGTGGCTGCGTTGGCCGGCCTGCCTTTTTTCTCCGGCTTTCTATCGAAAGAAGCCATTCTCGGGGGTGCTTTCGGCTGGGCTGGCGAGCAGACAAGCGCCCTGGCCTACATGGTTCCGGTTCTGCTGCTCGGCTCATCCGGACTGACCGCCTTGTACATGGCCCGGCAATGGCGACTGATTTTCTTCGGGAGTTACCGGAACGAATCGAACTCGCTGGCCCATGCGCACGAACCCGACTGGCTCATGCGGGGTCCGGTTGTGATTCTGGCGATGTTATCCGTATGGTTCTGGTTTTCTGTCAATCCCTTTTCCGGTCATTCGAGCTGGTTCTTTCAGTTAATACCGGTGGCCGAAGAACCGGCCATCTGGTGGCTGGCTCCGATGTCGATCGGGCTCGTAGCGGCTGGGGGGTGGGTTGGCTTTCAGATGCGCGAACCGAACAACACACATGGGTATGTTCGCCTATCATTGGAATACGGATTTTTAGATACGATCTATCACTACCTGCTTATCAATCCAACGCATAAACTGGCCCTGCTGCTTAGCCGAGCGGACCGGCGTGTGGTCGATGGAACCGTCAATGGCCTGGGCGTCTCGACTGTGGTGCTGGCGCAGATTACCAACGCTATCGACCGATTCGGTATAGACGGTCTCATAAACGGTATTGCCTGGACGGCTGGTCAGTTGGGCCAGTTAACGCGATCCGTGCAGAACGGTCGGGTTCAGTCGTACATAACGGTGGCTGTTGCTGGGTTGCTGGTATTGCTTTGGTGGCTTTTATAA
- a CDS encoding complex I subunit 4 family protein — protein sequence MILSLLVFIPLLGSLLVALLPEGQKNQFRLIALGVTLADLVLAGLAYAAFDTTVAGYQLLEKADWITLPLGGLGVASIDYLVGVDGFSLPLVVLSAVVMVIGVVSSWNMTHRLKAYYSLYLLLTGTIMGCFVALDFFLFFLFFEFMLLPMYFLIGLWGGPRREYASIKFFLYTLLGSLLILLVMIGLYLSVIDPVSTAVMAGLAPDASAVTDEMIRMIQAYLQNGQLNPAQVVHTFDMRYLADGGNYLPNAFLNPVSEPIILGLPARMLAFWAVFLGFAIKLPIVPLHTWLPDAHVEAPTPVSVVLAGVLLKIGGYGFLRIVWNFFPDGAAEYAQTLALLGALSIVYGGLNALAQTDLKKMIAYSSVSHMGFVLLGVASLTAEGINGAVYQMVSHGVLSAMLFLLVGVVYDRTHDRRIDSYRGLMQIMPHYTILTAIAFFGSLGLPGFSGFVGELFTLMGSFQSAWLPGWVTVVAATGILLAAAYFLWTLQRMFFGPTWIRPSEGHSGETMTLPDLTSREKLLLIPLGLMALVLGIFPNIVFNLSGVTVAQWLVKFAVE from the coding sequence ATGATTCTTTCGTTACTCGTTTTTATTCCGCTGCTTGGTTCCCTGCTGGTAGCGTTATTGCCTGAGGGTCAAAAAAATCAGTTTCGATTGATTGCTTTGGGCGTTACATTGGCCGATCTGGTGCTGGCTGGGCTGGCTTATGCGGCTTTTGATACCACAGTCGCTGGTTATCAATTGCTGGAAAAAGCCGACTGGATTACATTGCCGCTGGGTGGCCTGGGCGTTGCGTCGATTGATTATTTAGTTGGTGTCGATGGGTTTAGCTTGCCACTGGTCGTGTTGTCGGCGGTCGTTATGGTAATCGGCGTTGTGTCGTCCTGGAACATGACTCACCGGCTCAAAGCCTATTACTCCCTTTATCTGTTATTGACCGGCACGATCATGGGTTGTTTCGTTGCCCTTGATTTTTTTCTGTTCTTCCTGTTTTTCGAGTTCATGCTCCTGCCGATGTACTTTCTCATTGGCCTGTGGGGCGGACCACGCCGGGAATACGCATCCATCAAATTTTTCCTGTACACGCTGCTGGGTTCGTTGCTGATTCTACTGGTTATGATCGGCTTGTATCTGTCGGTGATAGATCCGGTTAGTACCGCGGTTATGGCTGGACTGGCTCCCGATGCATCGGCCGTCACGGATGAGATGATCCGTATGATTCAGGCGTATTTGCAAAATGGCCAGCTCAATCCGGCTCAGGTCGTTCACACCTTCGATATGCGTTATCTGGCCGATGGTGGCAATTACCTTCCCAATGCGTTTCTGAATCCGGTCTCTGAGCCAATCATTCTGGGCCTTCCCGCCCGTATGCTGGCGTTTTGGGCAGTATTTCTCGGCTTCGCCATCAAACTGCCAATCGTGCCGTTACATACCTGGTTACCCGATGCGCACGTAGAAGCGCCGACACCCGTTTCTGTGGTACTGGCCGGTGTGTTGCTTAAAATTGGGGGCTACGGGTTTCTGCGTATCGTCTGGAATTTCTTTCCGGATGGGGCGGCTGAATATGCTCAGACCCTCGCCCTGCTGGGCGCGCTATCCATCGTGTATGGTGGACTGAATGCGTTGGCGCAGACCGATCTGAAGAAGATGATTGCCTACTCGTCGGTGTCGCACATGGGGTTCGTGCTGCTGGGCGTGGCCTCGCTAACGGCGGAGGGCATCAACGGGGCCGTTTACCAGATGGTCAGTCATGGCGTCTTATCGGCGATGCTCTTTCTGCTGGTGGGGGTCGTATATGATCGTACCCACGACCGACGGATCGATTCGTACCGTGGCCTGATGCAAATTATGCCACATTACACGATTCTGACCGCGATCGCATTCTTTGGCTCGCTGGGACTGCCGGGTTTTTCGGGCTTTGTGGGAGAACTATTCACGCTGATGGGCAGTTTCCAGTCAGCATGGTTGCCCGGCTGGGTGACGGTTGTTGCGGCAACGGGTATTTTGCTGGCTGCGGCCTATTTTCTCTGGACGCTCCAGCGGATGTTCTTCGGCCCGACCTGGATACGGCCCTCTGAGGGTCATTCGGGTGAAACCATGACCCTCCCGGACCTGACGTCCCGCGAAAAATTGCTACTGATTCCCCTAGGACTAATGGCGCTCGTATTGGGTATTTTCCCCAATATCGTCTTTAACCTGAGCGGAGTAACCGTGGCGCAATGGCTGGTAAAATTCGCCGTGGAATAG